One genomic window of Arachis hypogaea cultivar Tifrunner chromosome 8, arahy.Tifrunner.gnm2.J5K5, whole genome shotgun sequence includes the following:
- the LOC112706000 gene encoding F-box protein SKP2A produces MVGKENLRTEDLNLCFEKLMMVAGGGGGGCGGEKGGKMKAGVITEWKDIPVELLMQILSLVDDQTVITASGVCRGWRDAIYFGLARLSLSWCSKNMNNLALSLVPKFTKLQTLILRQDKPQLEDNTVERIANYCHDLQILDLSKSFKLTDRSLYAVAHGCPDLTKLNISGCSAFSDNALAYLAGFCRKLKVLNLCGCVRAATDTALQAIGHYCNQLQSLNLGWCENVGDVGVMSLAYGCPDLRIVDLCGCVLITDDSVIALASRCPRLRSLGLYYCKNITDRAMYSLAQSKVNKRMWGSVKGGGGGNDEDGLRTLNISQCTALTPSAVQAVCDSFPSLHTCSGRHSLIMSGCLNLTSVHCACAVHAHRAINNFPHPAH; encoded by the exons ATGGTTGGAAAGGAGAACCTGAGAACTGAGGACTTGAACTTGTGCTTTGAGAAGCTCATGATggttgctggtggtggtggtggtggttgtggtggtgaGAAAGGAGGGAAGATGAAAGCCGGGGTGATCACTGAGTGGAAGGATATTCCTGTGGAGCTTTTGATGCAGATTTTGTCCCTTGTGGATGATCAAACTGTGATCACAGCTTCTGGTGTTTGTCGTGGATGGAGAGATGCTATTTACTTTGGCCTTGCTCGTTTGTCACTCTCATG GTGTAGCAAGAACATGAATAACTTGGCCCTTTCTCTTGTTCCGAAATTCACAAAACTTCAAACTCTAATCCTTCGTCAAGACAAGCCTCAACTAGAGGATAACACAGTTGAAAGGATTGCAAATTATTGTCATGACCTGCAGATTCTGGACCTGAGTAAAAGCTTCAAACTCACCGATCGGTCGCTGTATGCCGTAGCCCACGGTTGTCCTGATCTCACTAAACTCAACATCAGTGGCTGCTCTGCTTTTAGTGACAATGCTCTGGCGTACCTTGCCGGTTTCTGCAGGAAGCTGAAAGTCCTAAACCTCTGCGGATGCGTTAGAGCAGCAACCGATACTGCGTTACAG GCTATTGGACACTACTGTAATCAGTTACAGTCTTTGAACCTTGGATGGTGTGAGAATGTTGGTGATGTTGGAGTGATGAGTTTAGCATATGGCTGTCCTGATCTAAGAATAGTGGACCTGTGTGGCTGTGTCCTTATAACAG ATGATAGTGTGATTGCATTGGCAAGCAGATGCCCAAGGCTCAGGTCCCTAGGACTATACTACTGCAAGAACATAACAGATAGGGCAATGTACTCATTGGCACAGAGCAAAGTGAACAAGAGAATGTGGGGATCAgtgaaaggaggaggaggaggaaatgATGAAGACGGGCTTAGAACTCTCAACATAAGCCAATGCACAGCACTGACACCATCTGCAGTTCAAGCTGTTTGTGACTCATTCCCTTCACTCCACACATGCTCAGGTAGACACTCACTCATCATGAGTGGTTGCCTCAACTTGACTTCAGTTCATTGTGCTTGTGCTGTTCATGCTCACCGTGCTATCAACAATTTCCCTCACCCTGCTCATTGA